The Carassius gibelio isolate Cgi1373 ecotype wild population from Czech Republic chromosome B14, carGib1.2-hapl.c, whole genome shotgun sequence genome has a segment encoding these proteins:
- the rnf103 gene encoding E3 ubiquitin-protein ligase RNF103 → MWWKLFFLLLYFFMLFILARFFEAIVWYETGIFATQLVDPVTLSFRKLKTILECRGLGYSGLAEKRDVRELVENSGELMQGELYSALKNEKETEGSDSSTTFNGEMHFYELVEDTKDGIWLVQVIAQDRNPLLSTANWGKMVQKVSQFGIRTGTFNCSSDSRYCHKRGWMKSTLIMSVPQTNASKGKVMLKEYNGRRIETEHIFKWMTAHVASRIKTIRFSEQLMDDWYQTEKQPVKMFLFARLLQPPAFFSALSIKFTGRIEFIFVDVRNWDNTSCLEKIGVHQTPSYILKTPEGIYRYGNSTGEFISLHAMDAFLRSVQPEVNDLFILSLVMVNLMAWMDLFITQGATIKRFVVLISTLGTYNSLLIISWLPILGFLQLPYLDNFYEYSLKLLRYADTTTIASWVRADWTFYSSHPALFLSTYLAHGLLIDYFEKKRRCSNEDQNANNLEWLSSLWDWYTSYLVHPIASFQNFESDWDDDPNFLLQRLAFPDLWLRPLVPIDYIKNLPTWKFRLAQSEGNPVDCDDRQKTLTNPNGGSSGDQAVHHCSSEALHNNSDGFSAAVKSEETWSGGEEQDTDWSHWPCGMLHCTECVVCLENFETDCLVMGLPCGHVFHQQCIVVWLAGGRHCCPVCRWTSYKKRPARQHATEQLEPE, encoded by the exons GGTTTTTTGAAGCCATCGTCTGGTATGAGACGGGTATTTTCGCCACCCAGCTGGTGGATCCGGTAACACTGAGCTTCAGGAAACTCAAAACCATCCTGGAGTGTCGTGGATTGGGATACTCCGGCCTGGCCGAGAAGAGGGATGTGAGGGAGCTGGTGGAAAACTCGG GGGAGCTGATGCAAGGAGAGCTGTACTCGGCTCTCAAGAATGAGAAGGAGACAGAGGGATCTGACTCCAGCACCACTTTCAATGGAGAGATGCACTTTTATGAATTAGTGGAAGACACTAAAGATGGTATCTGGTTAGTTCAG GTAATAGCCCAAGATAGAAATCCACTGTTGAGCACTGCGAACTGGGGCAAAATGGTACAGAAAGTTTCTCAGTTTGGGATTCGAACAGGCACTTTCAACTGCTCGAGTGACTCTAG GTACTGCCATAAACGGGGCTGGATGAAGTCCACCCTCATCATGTCTGTCCCGCAGACCAATGCATCCAAAGGGAAGGTCATGTTGAAGGAGTACAATGGCAGACGCATCGAAACAGAGCACATCTTCAAATGGATGACTGCTCATGTTGCCTCTCGCATCAAAACCATACGTTTCTCGGAGCAATTAATGGATGACTGGTATCAGACGGAAAAGCAGCCAGTGAAGATGTTCTTGTTCGCCAGACTGCTTCAGCCCCCAGCGTTTTTCTCAGCTCTCAGCATCAAATTCACAGGCCGCATCGAGTTCATCTTCGTCGACGTGCGCAACTGGGACAACACCAGCTGTCTCGAGAAGATCGGAGTGCATCAAACGCCCTCATACATCCTCAAAACACCAGAAGGCATCTACAGATACGGCAACAGCACCGGGGAATTCATCTCCTTGCATGCCATGGATGCATTTCTTCGGTCCGTACAGCCAGAAGTCAATGACTTGTTCATTTTGAGCTTGGTTATGGTCAATCTAATGGCTTGGATGGACCTTTTCATTACACAGGGAGCCACCATTAAACGTTTTGTGGTTTTAATCAGTACACTAGGGACTTATAACTCCTTACTCATCATTTCCTGGCTGCCCATCCTTGGTTTTCTTCAGCTTCCATACCTGGATAACTTTTATGAGTACAGCTTGAAGCTGTTGCGTTATGCAGACACCACTACTATTGCCTCATGGGTCCGGGCGGACTGGACCTTCTATTCCTCTCATCCAGCTCTCTTCCTCAGCACTTACCTAGCCCATGGCCTCCTCATCGACTACTTTGAGAAGAAAAGAAGATGTAGCAATGAAGACCAAAACGCAAACAACCTAGAGTGGTTGTCAAGTCTCTGGGATTGGTACACCAGCTACTTGGTGCATCCCATTGCCTCGTTCCAGAACTTTGAGTCTGACTGGGATGACGATCCCAATTTCCTTTTGCAAAGATTGGCTTTCCCGGACCTCTGGCTTCGCCCGCTGGTTCCAATAGACTACATCAAGAACCTGCCCACCTGGAAGTTCAGACTCGCTCAGTCTGAGGGGAACCCAGTGGACTGTGACGATCGACAAAAAACGTTGACAAACCCAAATGGCGGCTCCAGCGGGGACCAGGCAGTACATCATTGCAGTTCAGAAGCTcttcacaataatagtgatggaTTTTCAGCTGCAGTGAAGTCAGAAGAGACGTGGTCTGGTGGAGAGGAACAGGACACTGATTGGTCTCATTGGCCTTGTGGCATGCTCCACTGCActgagtgtgttgtgtgtctcgaGAACTTTGAAACCGATTGCCTTGTCATGGGTTTACCGTGCGGCCATGTGTTTCACCAGCAGTGCATCGTGGTCTGGCTAGCTGGTGGGCGGCACTGCTGCCCTGTGTGCCGGTGGACATCGTACAAGAAAAGACCCGCGAGACAACATGCAACTGAACAGCTTGAACCAGAATAG